TTTCATCCCAAATTAACAGCCCAATCAAGAATTTTATCAACTTTTTCAGGGTCATCCGCTTCGCAGTAAAATCTCAGCAATGGTTCAGTTCCAGAAGCTCTGATAAGAAGCCATCCTTCATCAAAGAAAAACTTATATCCATCAATCGTCAAAACACTGTTAACTTTAAAACCAGCAACTTCTCTTAACCCCCTTTTCAATCTTCTAAGAATTTTATTTTTGTGAGATTCTGTAGTGTGAAGGTCTATCCTCTTGTAATAATGTGGTCCGATCTCTGCAAAAATCTCATCAACTATTTCAGACAGTTTTTTCCCTCTTTTGACAATCATTTCACAGATAGTCAAACCAAGGAAAAGTCCATCCCTTTCGGGTATGTGTGTCTTCACGCCTATCCCACCGCTTTCTTCTCCACCTATCATTATATCTTTTGTGACCATAAGCGTTGCGACATGTTTAAATCCTACAGGTAATTCATAAACTTTTAATCCATATTTTTTTGCAAGTTTATCAACCATCAATCCAACGGAAACCGTTTTGACGACATCGCCACGCAATCCCTTGTCCTCGTAAAAGTATTTCAAAAGTATAGCAAACACTCTTTGAGGGTCAACGAAATTGCCATTTTCATCAACCGCCCCAATTCTATCTGCATCGCCATCGGTGGCAAGTCCAACATCAAATTTTTTCTCGGGAACGAGCTTCATCAACTCTCCAAGATTTTTAGCAATCGGTTCTGGACTTACTCCACCAAA
This region of Candidatus Thermokryptus mobilis genomic DNA includes:
- a CDS encoding phosphoglucomutase/phosphomannomutase family protein, producing the protein MKIKFGTDGWRGIIAQDFTFENLTKVAIATAKHYKKHKKIKNGLVIGYDTRFLSKEFAEHVATVIANFGVKVLLSDGYCPTPAVSLAIPKFNCAGGVVITASHNPYKYNGYKLKADFGGPEEVENIVKVENQANKMPKTEIEKVKRSFDQLKQKGLIELVDLKKLYIDDLKAKIDIEAIKNSGLKIAHDAMYGAGQKILTELIPSAVVIHNEFNPSFGGVSPEPIAKNLGELMKLVPEKKFDVGLATDGDADRIGAVDENGNFVDPQRVFAILLKYFYEDKGLRGDVVKTVSVGLMVDKLAKKYGLKVYELPVGFKHVATLMVTKDIMIGGEESGGIGVKTHIPERDGLFLGLTICEMIVKRGKKLSEIVDEIFAEIGPHYYKRIDLHTTESHKNKILRRLKRGLREVAGFKVNSVLTIDGYKFFFDEGWLLIRASGTEPLLRFYCEADDPEKVDKILDWAVNLG